A single Micromonospora sp. CCTCC AA 2012012 DNA region contains:
- a CDS encoding LacI family DNA-binding transcriptional regulator — MSSPSGHRGPPSRRRQSGRATIGAVAQAAGVSRATVSRVMNGLPTVDPELVERVRAAAAALGYEPDGTAQSLALGRTGVVGIIVPDLGNPVFQAVLRGLSSAAGDRDYRVLIADSHERAEEEPILAREIRRRSDGLVLCAPRMPDEVLRQVATVRTPVVLLNRRLDGLGVPTVSVDHAHGMRAIAGHLAGLGHRRVAYLSGPANSAANRVRLATLRTAGTGRFALHQVAGGAHFEDGHDAVERILATGATAVVGYNDLVAYGALARLAELGRSVPGEVSVTGFDDIPFARYANPSLTTVAIPLEELGRQAWNRLWAHLAGEEPSPDVQFAPELVVRHSTGPAPVAR; from the coding sequence GTGTCCAGCCCGTCGGGCCACCGTGGGCCCCCGTCGCGCCGACGCCAGAGCGGTCGGGCGACGATCGGCGCGGTGGCGCAGGCCGCCGGCGTCTCCCGGGCGACGGTCTCCCGGGTGATGAACGGACTGCCCACCGTCGACCCGGAGCTGGTCGAGCGGGTCCGGGCCGCGGCCGCCGCGCTCGGGTACGAGCCCGACGGCACCGCCCAGAGCCTCGCGCTGGGCCGCACCGGCGTGGTCGGGATCATCGTGCCCGACCTGGGCAACCCGGTGTTCCAGGCGGTGCTGCGAGGGTTGAGTTCGGCGGCCGGGGACCGGGACTACCGGGTGCTCATCGCCGACAGCCACGAACGGGCCGAGGAGGAGCCCATCCTCGCCCGGGAGATCCGGCGTCGCTCCGACGGCCTGGTGCTCTGCGCGCCCCGGATGCCCGACGAGGTGCTCCGGCAGGTGGCCACCGTGCGTACCCCGGTCGTGCTGCTCAACCGGCGGCTCGACGGGCTGGGTGTCCCCACCGTGTCGGTCGACCACGCGCACGGCATGCGCGCGATCGCCGGGCACCTCGCCGGGCTCGGCCACCGCCGCGTCGCCTACCTGAGCGGACCGGCGAACAGCGCGGCGAACCGGGTGCGGCTCGCGACGCTACGGACCGCCGGCACGGGACGCTTCGCGCTGCACCAGGTCGCGGGCGGCGCCCACTTCGAGGACGGTCACGACGCCGTGGAGCGCATCCTCGCCACCGGCGCCACCGCCGTCGTCGGCTACAACGACCTGGTCGCGTACGGCGCCCTCGCGCGCCTGGCCGAACTCGGCAGGTCCGTGCCGGGCGAGGTCAGCGTCACCGGCTTCGACGACATCCCCTTCGCCCGGTACGCGAACCCGTCGCTCACGACGGTGGCCATCCCGTTGGAGGAGCTGGGGCGTCAGGCCTGGAACCGACTGTGGGCGCACCTCGCGGGCGAGGAGCCGTCGCCGGACGTCCAGTTCGCCCCGGAGCTCGTGGTCCGGCACAGCACCGGACCGGCGCCGGTCGCGCGGTGA
- a CDS encoding LacI family DNA-binding transcriptional regulator encodes MDTPPPRRPTLAEVAERAGVSRSAASRVINNAQYVSGAKRKAVERAVRELGYVPNPTARALVTRQVGAVVLAVSHDDPAALADPFYVQVMVGVSAALSKSEFELMLVLADSQQGQQRLQRVLRSGRADGVMIVAVRGDDLLGRLSGATAVPVVYCGRPLGAEPRWYVDADNRGGARLATEHLIGTGRRHVAAIIGPLDTEVAVVRHSGFREAMAVAGLDPGMVEAGDFSEESGAAAMTRLLAAHPLIDGVFAASDNMAAGALRALRAHGRSVPGDVAVVGFDDLMISRHTDPTLTTVHQPIRQLGHEMARMLLAVIDGDDPSPLILPTRLVVRDSAPATAH; translated from the coding sequence ATGGACACGCCCCCGCCGAGACGGCCCACGCTCGCCGAGGTCGCCGAACGCGCCGGCGTGTCCCGTTCCGCGGCGTCCCGGGTCATCAACAACGCCCAGTACGTCAGCGGCGCCAAACGCAAGGCCGTCGAGCGCGCCGTCCGCGAGCTGGGGTACGTACCCAACCCGACCGCTCGCGCGCTGGTCACCCGCCAGGTCGGCGCGGTGGTCCTGGCGGTGTCCCACGACGATCCGGCGGCCCTCGCCGACCCCTTCTACGTGCAGGTCATGGTGGGGGTCAGCGCCGCCCTGTCAAAGTCCGAGTTCGAACTGATGCTCGTGCTCGCCGACTCGCAGCAGGGACAGCAGCGGTTGCAGCGGGTGCTGCGCTCCGGCCGGGCGGACGGCGTCATGATCGTGGCGGTGCGCGGCGACGACCTGCTCGGCCGGCTCAGCGGCGCCACCGCCGTCCCGGTCGTCTACTGCGGACGGCCCCTCGGCGCCGAGCCACGCTGGTACGTCGACGCCGACAACCGGGGTGGTGCCCGGCTGGCGACCGAGCACCTCATCGGGACCGGCCGCCGTCATGTCGCCGCCATCATCGGCCCGTTGGACACCGAGGTGGCGGTCGTGCGGCACAGCGGTTTCCGGGAGGCAATGGCGGTCGCCGGGCTCGACCCCGGCATGGTGGAGGCGGGCGACTTCAGCGAGGAGAGCGGCGCCGCGGCGATGACCCGGCTGCTCGCCGCGCACCCCCTCATCGACGGGGTCTTCGCCGCCTCGGACAACATGGCCGCCGGAGCCTTGCGCGCCCTCCGGGCGCACGGCCGGTCGGTACCCGGTGACGTGGCCGTCGTCGGGTTCGACGACCTGATGATCTCCCGGCACACCGACCCCACGCTGACCACCGTGCACCAGCCGATCCGGCAACTGGGCCACGAGATGGCGCGGATGCTGCTCGCCGTCATCGACGGTGACGATCCCAGCCCGCTCATCCTGCCCACGCGTCTGGTGGTCCGCGACTCCGCGCCGGCCACGGCGCACTGA
- a CDS encoding malectin domain-containing carbohydrate-binding protein gives MGSTGLLDVRQRTGKVVTVIAGLATVLALLGVYRMSDASAAAGQAVLSVNAGGPASGAFAADAYFTGGTAASHPNVIDVSGVSGAAPAEVYQTERYGPSTYTLPGLTAQGAYTVRLHFAETYFTAAGQRQFNVAVNGQQVLANLDIVAAAGAANRALVREFPATASATGQVVVAFTNGAANNATVDGIEVVPAAPNTVRVEAGGTAAYTDTAGNVWAADNGFTGGAITDRGAIAIAGTSNPRIFQTERYGMSGYAFGLPNGTYTVNLLFAETYTGITAAGQRVFNVNVEGTAINNIDIFAAVGRNAALTRTATVSVTDGQLDIGFTAVAQSALVNGIEIVGGGANPSPTATSPGPNPTGPAISPLLVGNNVWYNPSDAVWNVSGGAGLKIIRIGGIEYDQNFPTTTQLTTWVNKIKAMGAEPMIQVSSYRSATDAANVVRYFNQQTGNKVKYWTIGNEPWLERG, from the coding sequence ATGGGTTCCACAGGTCTGCTGGACGTCCGACAACGCACCGGGAAGGTCGTCACGGTCATCGCCGGCCTGGCGACCGTCCTCGCCCTCCTCGGCGTCTACCGCATGTCCGACGCCAGCGCCGCAGCAGGCCAGGCGGTGTTGAGCGTGAACGCCGGGGGCCCGGCCTCGGGGGCTTTCGCCGCCGACGCCTACTTCACCGGCGGGACCGCCGCCAGCCACCCCAACGTGATCGACGTGTCCGGCGTATCGGGGGCCGCGCCGGCCGAGGTGTACCAGACGGAGCGGTACGGGCCGTCCACGTACACGCTTCCCGGGCTGACCGCGCAGGGGGCGTACACGGTGCGGCTGCACTTCGCCGAGACCTACTTCACCGCCGCCGGCCAGCGGCAGTTCAACGTGGCGGTCAACGGGCAGCAGGTGCTGGCCAACCTCGACATCGTCGCCGCGGCCGGCGCGGCAAACAGGGCGCTGGTACGGGAGTTCCCCGCCACCGCGTCCGCCACCGGTCAGGTCGTCGTCGCCTTCACCAACGGCGCGGCGAACAACGCGACGGTCGACGGCATCGAGGTCGTGCCCGCCGCGCCGAACACCGTGCGGGTCGAGGCGGGTGGCACGGCCGCCTACACCGACACCGCCGGCAACGTGTGGGCGGCGGACAACGGCTTCACCGGTGGCGCGATCACCGACCGGGGCGCCATCGCCATCGCCGGCACCAGCAACCCACGCATCTTCCAGACCGAGCGGTACGGCATGAGCGGCTACGCGTTCGGTCTGCCCAACGGCACGTACACGGTCAACCTGCTCTTCGCCGAGACGTACACCGGCATCACCGCCGCCGGGCAACGGGTGTTCAACGTCAACGTCGAGGGCACCGCGATCAACAACATCGACATCTTCGCCGCGGTCGGCCGCAACGCGGCGCTGACCCGTACCGCCACCGTCTCGGTGACCGACGGGCAACTCGACATCGGCTTCACCGCCGTCGCGCAGAGCGCCCTGGTCAACGGCATCGAAATCGTCGGCGGGGGCGCGAACCCGTCACCGACCGCCACGTCGCCCGGCCCGAACCCCACCGGCCCGGCCATCAGCCCACTGCTGGTCGGCAACAACGTCTGGTACAACCCGAGCGACGCGGTCTGGAACGTCAGCGGCGGTGCCGGCCTGAAGATCATCCGGATCGGCGGGATCGAGTACGACCAGAACTTCCCCACCACCACCCAGCTCACCACCTGGGTCAACAAGATCAAGGCGATGGGCGCCGAGCCGATGATCCAGGTCTCCTCCTACCGGAGCGCGACCGACGCGGCCAACGTGGTCAGGTACTTCAACCAACAGACCGGCAACAAGGTCAAGTACTGGACCATAGGCAACGAGCCGTGGCTCGAACGGGGCTGA
- a CDS encoding glycoside hydrolase: MKAVDPTIKIFGPDECDWLDTEYNSLLGGAADITGKDANGNYYIDGVSWHRYVGGDLATAGANDFLDRVKKARARVDYANQLHGRTGSAALQWGIGEFNASDGTGVCQFANGQMFAQIYGYVMKYGGTYATTWSMQEGGGACGGTDFGFVSGNLTPRSSYYHMQMVSRNFSGTYVDGTSTSTAMRTYGAVDTDKIAVMLVNVGGAQTCSVRLNSDAVGGGCTVNIGANTPVTFTQAIGAQTSMVLVFNRQGQFVKRITYGNGMAAPQTS, encoded by the coding sequence ATGAAGGCCGTCGACCCGACCATCAAGATCTTCGGTCCGGACGAGTGCGACTGGCTGGACACCGAGTACAACAGCCTGCTCGGTGGTGCCGCCGACATCACCGGCAAGGACGCGAACGGCAACTACTACATCGACGGCGTCTCCTGGCACCGCTACGTCGGCGGCGACCTCGCCACGGCCGGCGCCAACGACTTCCTGGACCGGGTCAAGAAGGCCCGCGCACGGGTCGACTACGCCAACCAGCTGCACGGACGCACCGGGTCCGCCGCGTTGCAGTGGGGCATCGGTGAGTTCAACGCCTCGGACGGCACCGGCGTGTGCCAGTTCGCCAACGGCCAGATGTTCGCCCAGATCTACGGCTACGTGATGAAGTACGGCGGCACCTACGCCACCACCTGGTCCATGCAGGAGGGCGGCGGCGCCTGCGGCGGCACGGACTTCGGCTTCGTCAGCGGGAACCTGACGCCACGGTCCAGCTACTACCACATGCAGATGGTCTCCCGGAACTTCTCCGGAACATACGTCGACGGCACGTCCACCAGCACCGCCATGCGCACCTACGGCGCGGTCGACACGGACAAGATCGCGGTCATGCTGGTCAACGTCGGCGGGGCCCAGACCTGCTCCGTACGGCTCAACAGCGACGCCGTGGGCGGCGGCTGCACGGTGAACATCGGCGCGAACACGCCGGTGACCTTCACCCAGGCGATCGGCGCGCAGACCTCGATGGTGCTGGTGTTCAACCGGCAGGGCCAGTTCGTCAAGCGGATCACCTACGGCAACGGCATGGCTGCGCCGCAGACCTCCTGA
- a CDS encoding cellulase family glycosylhydrolase produces the protein MEAGGTSAFTDTGGNVWAADNGFTGGAVVDRGNIAIANTTDPRLFQTERYGMSGYAFAVPNGTYTVRLLFAETYAGITGAGQRVFNVNVEGTALNNIDIYAAVGPKAALTRTATVTVTDGQLNVGFTAVTQTPLVNGIEIIGGSTPPPAAPSGLAATASATAASVTLNWTASTTAGVTYRAYRSTSPGVTATAANLVTCTVLSATSCADDTVRAATKYYYVVTAVSGGSESAASNEASATTATGAHRVGVVTQYGQLRVAGAKLVDKSGTPVQVKGMSAHQLQSYPWTTATVDNLVTQYRNSMVRAAMYVEEGGYATDPAGMKAKVKTIVDAAIADDVYVIVDWHLVGGNPLNWTAQAKTFFQDISATYRSTPNVIYEVYNEPTADWASIRDYANQVIPVIRANAPNSVIVVGTPNYDSAPQDAWTSPLTFSNVMYSLHFYCGQNGDGQRGNVAGLIAKGMPIFVSEWGTSDYTGDGGPYTAEAQKWLDFMTTNKISWANWSLTTKNEGSAFLKPTSSLSGPWTDNDLSPAGLFLKTKF, from the coding sequence GTGGAGGCGGGCGGCACCTCCGCGTTCACCGACACGGGCGGCAACGTGTGGGCGGCGGACAACGGGTTCACCGGCGGGGCCGTGGTGGACCGGGGCAACATCGCGATCGCGAACACGACCGACCCGCGCCTGTTCCAGACCGAGCGGTACGGCATGAGCGGTTACGCGTTCGCGGTACCCAACGGCACGTACACGGTCAGGCTGTTGTTCGCCGAGACCTACGCCGGCATCACCGGCGCCGGGCAGCGGGTGTTCAACGTCAACGTCGAGGGCACCGCGCTGAACAACATCGACATCTACGCCGCCGTCGGCCCGAAGGCGGCGCTGACCCGCACGGCGACGGTCACCGTCACCGACGGACAGCTCAACGTCGGCTTCACCGCGGTCACCCAGACCCCACTGGTCAACGGCATCGAGATCATCGGCGGCAGCACGCCGCCCCCGGCCGCACCGAGCGGACTCGCCGCCACCGCCTCGGCCACCGCGGCCTCGGTGACGCTGAACTGGACCGCGTCGACCACCGCCGGGGTCACCTACCGCGCGTACCGGTCGACCAGCCCGGGCGTCACGGCGACCGCCGCGAACCTCGTCACCTGCACGGTGCTCTCCGCGACCAGTTGCGCCGACGACACGGTCCGCGCCGCGACGAAGTACTACTACGTCGTCACCGCCGTCAGCGGCGGGAGTGAGTCAGCCGCGTCCAACGAGGCGTCCGCCACCACCGCGACGGGTGCGCACCGGGTCGGTGTGGTCACCCAGTACGGGCAGTTGCGCGTCGCCGGCGCCAAACTCGTCGACAAGTCCGGGACGCCCGTCCAGGTCAAGGGGATGAGCGCCCATCAGCTCCAGTCCTACCCGTGGACGACCGCCACGGTCGACAACCTCGTCACCCAGTACCGCAACAGCATGGTCCGGGCTGCCATGTACGTCGAGGAGGGCGGGTACGCCACCGACCCGGCCGGCATGAAGGCCAAGGTGAAGACCATCGTCGACGCCGCGATCGCCGACGACGTCTACGTGATCGTCGACTGGCACCTGGTGGGTGGCAACCCGCTGAACTGGACCGCACAGGCCAAGACGTTCTTCCAGGACATCTCGGCGACGTACCGCTCCACGCCGAACGTCATCTACGAGGTCTACAACGAGCCGACCGCCGACTGGGCCAGCATCCGCGACTACGCCAACCAGGTCATCCCCGTGATCCGGGCCAACGCCCCGAACAGCGTCATCGTGGTCGGCACCCCCAACTACGACTCAGCGCCGCAGGACGCCTGGACCAGTCCGCTGACCTTCAGCAACGTGATGTACAGCCTGCACTTCTACTGCGGTCAGAACGGGGACGGCCAGCGCGGCAACGTCGCCGGACTCATCGCCAAGGGGATGCCCATCTTCGTCAGCGAATGGGGCACCTCCGACTACACCGGCGACGGCGGGCCGTACACCGCCGAGGCACAGAAGTGGCTCGACTTCATGACCACCAACAAGATCAGCTGGGCCAACTGGTCCCTGACCACCAAGAACGAAGGATCCGCCTTCCTCAAGCCCACCTCGTCGCTGAGCGGCCCGTGGACCGACAACGACCTGTCCCCGGCCGGACTCTTCCTGAAGACCAAGTTCTGA
- a CDS encoding TraR/DksA family transcriptional regulator, which translates to MARDELLRLRARAEAEAATLAQDLEALFLASRDSNADDEHDPEGATIGFERAQLTALLAAARERIADVDDALRRVDAATYGVCERCGQPIGDERLAVRPFARFCMTCA; encoded by the coding sequence ATGGCCCGGGATGAACTGCTGCGGCTGCGAGCGAGGGCGGAGGCTGAGGCGGCGACGCTGGCCCAGGATCTGGAGGCGCTGTTCCTGGCGTCGCGGGATTCGAATGCCGACGACGAGCACGACCCGGAGGGCGCCACCATCGGCTTCGAACGCGCCCAGTTGACCGCGCTGCTGGCCGCTGCGCGGGAGCGGATCGCCGACGTGGACGACGCGCTACGTCGGGTGGACGCGGCGACCTACGGCGTGTGCGAACGGTGCGGGCAGCCGATCGGCGATGAACGGCTCGCCGTGCGGCCGTTCGCCCGCTTCTGCATGACGTGCGCATAG
- a CDS encoding DUF2332 domain-containing protein produces MTTVVELSELAEHFRQSDATFGASPLYRELCGVVADDEPTLELLMRRRPGQQPSFLLFGAVHHLLLGGVEHELRDFYPSVVGTPARDPAAAGPVFLDFCRLHRDQVAELVGTRLVQSNVVRRVLALRCALAALRDLVDGPVHLVEVGASAGFHLHVDRYRYRLGGRDFGSPDARLTVESEWRGDAPPPELTHLPEIGSRTGVDLHPVDVRDPDQRRWLRALVWPEDRPAAGLLDAALAQAVAEPVRVIAGDAIDVCPDLGRQLPAGEARLVFHAATRMHVPADRRAAFDQAIDSMGADGPLYHLWLEPAFAPHHGERADEGLLAWHGPDTTRPVNLVRVDGHLRWMAPLDGGP; encoded by the coding sequence ATGACCACGGTCGTCGAACTCAGCGAACTCGCCGAGCACTTCCGGCAGTCGGACGCCACCTTCGGGGCATCCCCGCTCTACCGCGAGTTGTGCGGGGTGGTGGCCGACGACGAGCCGACGCTGGAACTCCTGATGCGCCGTCGGCCGGGTCAGCAGCCGTCCTTCCTCCTCTTCGGCGCGGTGCATCACCTGTTGCTGGGCGGCGTCGAGCACGAGCTACGGGACTTCTACCCGTCGGTCGTCGGCACGCCGGCGCGGGATCCGGCAGCCGCCGGACCGGTCTTCCTCGACTTCTGCCGCCTCCACCGTGACCAGGTGGCGGAACTCGTCGGCACCCGGCTGGTGCAGTCCAACGTCGTGCGTCGCGTACTGGCCCTCCGCTGTGCGCTCGCGGCTCTGCGGGACCTCGTCGACGGCCCGGTGCACCTGGTCGAGGTCGGTGCGAGCGCCGGGTTCCACCTGCACGTCGACCGCTACCGCTACCGGCTCGGCGGGCGTGACTTCGGCTCGCCCGACGCACGGCTGACCGTGGAGAGCGAATGGCGCGGCGACGCGCCCCCGCCGGAACTCACCCACCTGCCCGAGATCGGTAGCCGAACCGGAGTCGACCTCCATCCGGTCGATGTGCGCGATCCCGATCAGCGGCGTTGGCTGCGGGCGTTGGTCTGGCCGGAGGACCGACCTGCCGCCGGGCTTCTCGACGCCGCCTTGGCGCAGGCGGTCGCCGAGCCGGTTCGGGTCATCGCCGGTGACGCGATCGACGTCTGTCCGGACCTCGGCCGGCAACTGCCGGCGGGCGAGGCCCGGCTGGTGTTCCACGCCGCGACCCGGATGCACGTACCGGCCGATCGGCGCGCCGCGTTCGACCAGGCGATCGACTCGATGGGCGCCGACGGGCCCCTGTACCACCTCTGGTTGGAACCGGCCTTCGCGCCGCACCACGGCGAGCGTGCCGACGAGGGCCTTCTGGCGTGGCACGGGCCGGACACCACCCGACCGGTGAACCTGGTCCGGGTCGACGGACACCTGCGCTGGATGGCGCCGCTGGACGGTGGGCCGTGA
- a CDS encoding glycosyltransferase family protein, translating to MRALFTVADGGYRHLYPLVPLARDLTERGHPVAFAGPSHLTALADEFGFPTVTLSRDPAAGPDVAPASAATPSLSRAPTAVGRYLRNAVHTVPELRTAARDWQADVLVRETAAWSAWLVGELDELPVAVPDYAPTPPRLLAMLLGGLFQQARSLHRWLHLLVGPPRWFPARSLGPATQIRQPPPALYGASEMPSWLSELDGSRPCVYVTLAVVEDGGMLDLFRTGAP from the coding sequence ATGCGGGCTCTGTTCACGGTTGCCGACGGTGGATACCGCCACCTCTATCCGCTCGTTCCGCTCGCTCGGGACCTGACCGAGCGGGGCCATCCGGTGGCGTTCGCGGGGCCGTCCCACCTCACCGCCCTCGCCGACGAGTTCGGCTTCCCGACGGTGACGCTGTCCCGCGACCCGGCGGCGGGCCCCGACGTCGCGCCGGCGAGCGCCGCCACCCCGTCGCTGTCGCGGGCCCCCACCGCGGTGGGCCGCTACCTCCGCAACGCCGTCCACACCGTGCCCGAGCTGCGCACCGCCGCCCGGGACTGGCAGGCGGACGTCCTGGTCCGGGAGACAGCGGCGTGGAGCGCCTGGCTGGTGGGCGAGCTGGACGAACTGCCCGTCGCGGTCCCGGACTACGCACCCACCCCACCCCGTCTGCTCGCGATGCTGCTGGGCGGACTCTTCCAGCAGGCACGATCCCTGCACCGTTGGCTGCACCTGCTGGTGGGGCCGCCGCGATGGTTCCCGGCGCGCTCCCTGGGGCCGGCGACCCAGATCCGGCAACCGCCACCGGCGCTGTACGGCGCGTCCGAGATGCCGTCCTGGCTGAGCGAGCTCGACGGCTCGCGGCCCTGCGTGTACGTCACGCTCGCGGTCGTCGAGGACGGCGGGATGCTCGATCTCTTTCGAACAGGAGCACCATGA
- a CDS encoding phosphatase PAP2 family protein → MTSTMPPDQTTQRTHPALARRRLLAMSIWVAAFVAGALLLGVPTSDPLLPLAWLWLATVAWNSHLSWRHHLTFLRDWAPVVLLLLVYNISRGYADGLSAPHARELVAADRWMFGWLLGGDVPTVWLQRHLWQPGTVQWWEVPVSLVYFSHFLAVPATAVVLWMRSRQRWARYMRRWVVLTLAGLVTYFAFPAAPPWWAALPEHGSLIGPVHRISTNGWEAMGLHGAGNVLNALQVEASNPVAAMPSLHTAYALLVVAFFLPGVRRRWWPLLLAYPLAMTFTLVYSGEHYVIDVLVGWAYVGMTFLVVGLVERWWAERRREGAPLAPSTEPAAHDREPETVPGPPAPR, encoded by the coding sequence ATGACCAGCACCATGCCGCCCGACCAGACCACCCAGCGGACGCACCCCGCCCTGGCGCGCCGGCGACTGCTCGCCATGTCGATCTGGGTGGCGGCGTTCGTGGCGGGCGCCCTGCTGCTCGGTGTGCCGACCAGCGACCCGCTGCTGCCGCTGGCCTGGCTGTGGCTGGCGACGGTCGCGTGGAACAGCCACCTGTCGTGGCGGCACCACCTGACGTTCCTGCGGGACTGGGCTCCGGTCGTACTCCTGCTGCTGGTCTACAACATCTCCCGCGGCTACGCGGACGGGCTGTCGGCGCCGCACGCCCGGGAACTGGTCGCGGCCGACCGGTGGATGTTCGGGTGGCTGCTGGGCGGTGACGTGCCGACGGTCTGGTTGCAGCGCCACCTGTGGCAGCCGGGCACGGTGCAGTGGTGGGAGGTGCCGGTGTCGCTGGTCTACTTCTCCCACTTCCTGGCGGTCCCGGCCACGGCGGTGGTGCTGTGGATGCGGTCGCGGCAGCGGTGGGCGCGGTACATGCGGCGCTGGGTGGTGCTGACCCTGGCGGGGCTGGTCACCTACTTCGCGTTTCCGGCGGCGCCGCCGTGGTGGGCGGCGCTGCCGGAGCACGGCAGCCTGATCGGCCCGGTGCACCGGATCTCCACCAACGGGTGGGAGGCGATGGGGCTGCACGGCGCCGGCAACGTGCTCAACGCGTTGCAGGTCGAGGCGTCGAACCCGGTGGCCGCGATGCCGTCGCTGCACACGGCGTACGCGCTGCTGGTGGTGGCGTTCTTCCTGCCGGGCGTACGGCGCCGGTGGTGGCCGTTGCTGCTGGCGTACCCGCTGGCCATGACGTTCACGCTGGTCTACTCCGGCGAGCACTACGTGATCGACGTGCTGGTCGGCTGGGCGTACGTGGGGATGACGTTCCTGGTCGTCGGCCTGGTCGAGCGGTGGTGGGCCGAGCGGCGCCGGGAAGGGGCGCCGCTCGCGCCGTCGACGGAGCCGGCGGCGCACGACCGGGAGCCCGAGACGGTCCCGGGGCCGCCGGCCCCACGCTGA
- a CDS encoding MaoC family dehydratase, with translation MTLRHVQGNEYREEHGGDYEDFEPGMVIRHWPGRTISETDNTWLTLLTMNQHPLHFDEHYGQGSEYGRVLVNSGITLCLVGGMTVQALSARAVANLGWDKVRLREPVFVGDTLYATSRILDKRLSRSRPGQGIVTVETTGEKSTGETVIVFERSFMVRCRGDA, from the coding sequence ATGACGCTGCGGCACGTCCAGGGCAACGAGTACCGCGAGGAGCACGGCGGGGACTACGAGGACTTCGAGCCCGGCATGGTGATCCGGCACTGGCCGGGGCGCACCATCTCCGAGACGGACAACACCTGGCTGACCCTGCTCACCATGAACCAGCACCCGCTGCACTTCGACGAGCACTACGGCCAGGGCAGCGAGTACGGCCGGGTGCTGGTCAACAGCGGGATCACGCTGTGCCTGGTGGGCGGCATGACCGTGCAGGCGTTGTCGGCGCGGGCGGTGGCGAACCTCGGCTGGGACAAGGTCCGCCTGCGCGAGCCGGTCTTCGTCGGCGACACCCTCTACGCGACCAGCCGGATCCTCGACAAGCGGCTGAGCCGGTCCCGCCCGGGGCAGGGCATCGTCACCGTGGAGACCACGGGCGAGAAGTCCACCGGGGAGACGGTCATCGTCTTCGAACGCTCCTTCATGGTCCGCTGCCGCGGCGACGCCTGA
- a CDS encoding ornithine cyclodeaminase family protein, translating into MIGAADMAGPRPMLRVVDTLTEMFVDLAAGRTRSPARTVIEHGDERVLLVSPAVWERRGVGSVKITTLTPDNPGRGLPLIHGIVALTDLDTGQITALLDGAELTAVRTGAVAAVATRCCTADDADDLAVLGAGVQARALVRAMTAVRPIRTVRVFSRTRGRAEQFADRVRDTHGLRVTVCDSAKAAVADAAIICTATSTSDNRPLIEADWVAPGAHVNVIGGTHPDAIELDPAVLADAVAVVEDRTAALDGAGEIRAALAAGVLTVDDLHELGALLDGETRVDGRTSVLRTVGMSIEDTAAALALREQAAAVT; encoded by the coding sequence ATGATCGGCGCCGCCGACATGGCGGGTCCCCGGCCGATGCTGCGGGTCGTCGACACCCTGACCGAGATGTTCGTGGACCTCGCCGCCGGCCGGACCCGGTCCCCGGCGCGGACCGTCATCGAGCACGGCGACGAGCGGGTGCTGCTGGTCAGCCCCGCCGTCTGGGAGCGGCGCGGGGTGGGCAGCGTGAAAATCACCACGCTGACCCCGGACAATCCCGGGCGGGGCCTGCCGCTGATCCACGGGATCGTCGCGCTGACCGACCTGGACACTGGGCAGATCACCGCCCTGCTCGACGGCGCGGAACTCACCGCCGTCCGGACCGGGGCGGTGGCCGCCGTGGCGACCCGCTGCTGCACCGCCGACGACGCCGACGACCTCGCCGTCCTCGGCGCCGGCGTGCAGGCCCGCGCCCTGGTCCGCGCCATGACGGCCGTGCGGCCGATCCGCACCGTACGGGTCTTCTCCCGCACCCGGGGGCGGGCCGAGCAGTTCGCCGACCGGGTGCGGGACACCCACGGGCTCCGGGTGACGGTCTGCGACAGCGCCAAGGCCGCCGTCGCCGACGCGGCGATCATCTGCACGGCCACCTCCACCAGCGACAACCGGCCGCTGATCGAGGCGGACTGGGTGGCGCCCGGCGCGCACGTCAACGTCATCGGCGGCACCCACCCGGACGCCATCGAGCTGGACCCCGCCGTCCTGGCGGACGCCGTCGCGGTGGTGGAGGACCGGACCGCCGCGCTGGACGGCGCCGGCGAGATCCGGGCCGCCCTGGCCGCCGGGGTGCTCACCGTCGACGACCTGCACGAGCTGGGCGCGCTGCTCGACGGCGAGACGCGCGTCGACGGGCGGACGTCGGTGCTGCGGACCGTCGGCATGTCGATCGAGGACACGGCCGCCGCGCTGGCTTTGCGCGAGCAGGCGGCGGCCGTGACGTGA